In Callospermophilus lateralis isolate mCalLat2 chromosome 18, mCalLat2.hap1, whole genome shotgun sequence, one DNA window encodes the following:
- the Cbln1 gene encoding cerebellin-1: protein MLGVVELLLLGAAWLAGPARGQNETEPIVLEGKCLVVCDSNPTSDPTGTALGISVRSGSAKVAFSAIRSTNHEPSEMSNRTMIIYFDQVLVNIGNNFDSERSTFIAPRKGIYSFNFHVVKVYNRQTIQVSLMLNGWPVISAFAGDQDVTREAASNGVLIQMEKGDRAYLKLERGNLMGGWKYSTFSGFLVFPL from the exons GGGGCTGCGTGGCTGGCAGGCCCGGCCCGAGGGCAGAATGAGACGGAGCCCATCGTGCTCGAGGGCAAGTGCCTGGTGGTGTGCGACTCCAACCCCACGTCGGATCCCACGGGCACAGCTCTGGGCATCTCTGTGCGCTCCGGAAGCGCCAAGGTGGCTTTCTCTGCTATCAGGAGCACCAACCACGAACCGTCCGAGATGAGTAATCGCACCATGATCATCTACTTCGACCAG GTACTAGTGAACATCGGGAACAACTTTGATTCAGAACGCAGCACTTTCATCGCCCCGCGCAAAGGGATCTACAGTTTTAACTTCCACGTGGTAAAAGTCTACAACAGACAGACCATCCAG GTGAGCCTCATGTTAAACGGGTGGCCAGTGATTTCAGCATTCGCTGGCGACCAGGACGTGACGCGGGAGGCCGCCAGCAACGGAGTCCTAATTCAAATGGAGAAAGGCGACCGAGCATACCTCAAGCTGGAGCGGGGGAACTTGATGGGGGGCTGGAAGTACTCGACCTTCTCCGGATTCCTCGTGTTTCCCCTCTGA